In one Bdellovibrio sp. ArHS genomic region, the following are encoded:
- a CDS encoding LemA family protein — protein MKNLTLLVLFVLPFLVGCGIQSLPQGKNATEAALAEVNNQYKRRADLIPNLVNVVKGYAKHEQETLTQVTEARAKATSNQIDPSKVTPEQLAKFQQAQQGLSQALGRLMVVVEKYPDLKADQNFRDLQAQLEGTENRITIARQRYIESINAFNNLVTVPPTSWTNSIMYHFEKMPQWDMTAEEKATAEKAPEVKF, from the coding sequence ATGAAAAACCTAACTCTACTTGTCCTATTTGTGCTGCCTTTTTTGGTGGGATGCGGAATTCAATCTTTACCACAAGGTAAAAATGCGACTGAGGCCGCTTTGGCAGAGGTCAATAACCAATACAAACGTCGGGCAGATTTGATTCCCAACTTAGTGAATGTCGTTAAAGGTTATGCGAAGCATGAACAAGAGACTTTGACTCAAGTGACTGAAGCTCGGGCTAAGGCGACTTCAAATCAGATTGATCCTTCCAAGGTGACGCCGGAGCAGTTGGCGAAGTTCCAACAAGCGCAACAAGGTTTGTCGCAAGCTTTGGGTCGTTTGATGGTGGTTGTTGAAAAATACCCGGACTTGAAAGCAGACCAAAATTTCCGTGATCTTCAAGCTCAGTTGGAAGGCACTGAAAATCGCATCACGATCGCGCGTCAGCGTTACATTGAGTCCATCAATGCGTTCAACAATCTTGTTACAGTCCCGCCAACTAGTTGGACGAACTCGATCATGTACCATTTCGAAAAAATGCCTCAGTGGGATATGACAGCGGAAGAAAAAGCGACTGCTGAAAAAGCACCTGAAGTGAAATTCTAA